The Triticum aestivum cultivar Chinese Spring chromosome 7B, IWGSC CS RefSeq v2.1, whole genome shotgun sequence genome window below encodes:
- the LOC123158224 gene encoding PHD finger protein ALFIN-LIKE 2-like has translation METARAPAAPATSRPRTVEAIFRDFNARRAGLVRALTSDVDDFFDSCDPDKENLCLYGHPDGTWEVSLPAEEVPPELPEPALGINFARNGMNRRDWLSLVTVHSDSWLLSVAFFLSPWPAPVVVYFRCIDRFFDAS, from the exons ATGGAGACGGCCCGGGCCCCAGCCGCCCCCGCGACGTCCAGGCCGCGCACCGTGGAGGCCATCTTCAGGGACTTCAACGCGCGCCGCGCCGGCCTCGTCCGCGCGCTCACCTCCG ATGTCGACGACTTCTTCGACAGCTGCGACCCAG ATAAGGAGAACCTCTGCCTCTACGGCCACCCCGACGGGACCTGGGAGGTGTCACTGCCGGCGGAGGAGGTGCCCCCCGAGCTGCCTGAGCCGGCCCTCGGCATCAATTTCGCCCGCAACGGCATGAACCGCCGCGACTGGCTCTCCCTCGTCACCGTCCACTCCGACTCGTGGCTCCTCTCCGTCGCCTTCTTCTTATCTCCGTGGCCTGCTCCTGTTGTAGTATATTTCAGATGCATAGATAGATTCTTCGATGCTTCCTAG